CCACCACCAGCAACTTGTGAATCCCGGGATGCTCGGTGAAAAACTTGTCCGCCCGCGCGATCGGATCGCGGCCCAGCTCCTTGCGATTGATCGTGTGCACCTGGGCACGGGGCGTCATCACCTCGGCCACCTTCCGTTGCGCATACCGCGGCTTGACGACGTGCCCGGGCAAAAGCCCCACCAGCCGGTCCTCCGCGTCCACCACGGGAAAGGTGCTGAACCCGTACCGCCGTTCCTCGATCATCCTCACCACATCGCCAATGTACTGGTCCGGCGTCACCTTGATCGGGTCCGGAATCATCCCCGGCACGTGATACTTCACCCGGCTGACCTCGGACAGCTGCTGGCGCTCGGGCATGTTGTAGTGGATCAGGCCCAGCCCGCCGTTCAGCGCCATGGCAATGGCCATGCGGGATTCCGTCACCGTGTCCATGTCGGCCGAGATGATCGGAATGTTCAACACCAGGTTCTCGGCCAGGCGCGTTTCCAACCGCGTCTCCCGCGGCAACACCTCGGAATACTGGGTGGCCAGCGTGACGTCGTCGTACGTCAACGCCACGTGTGCATTGGCGGCGAAAAACTCGTCCGCCGGAAGGTAAAACCGGGCATCCAGATCCTGCCGTTTTTGGGTCGCTGCCATGCCAGAGCATGCCGGCAAAGCCCCCGCCCTGACAAGTCCCGACCCAATGGCCAACCGCGCCCCACCCGGGGCCCCACGCCGAATCCGTCGGCCCGCCCGCACCAGCCCGTCCCCCGCCGCCGGCTGCCCGGCCGGACCGGCTGGCCCCGGGAATTCAAGCCCGCGCGCCACCCGCTCAGGCCGGCCCGACCGCCGGAACCGTCTCCGGCGCAACCTCCTCACGCCCCGGGGTCGGCGGGCGAGGCGCCTGCTCCGCCTGGGGTTGGAACGGTTCCAGTTCCTCTCCTTTGCGCACCAGCCGGGCACTGTTGAACACCACGATCAGCGACCCCACGTTGTGCAGGATGGCCGCCACAATCGGGTTGAGGTACCCGAACGCCGCCGCCGTCAACCCCGCAATAATGAAAAACACCCCGAACAAAAAGTTCTGGTTGATCACCAGCCGCGTGCTGCGCGACAGCTTCACCAGGAACGGCAACCGGCGCAGGTCATTGTTCATCAGGGCAATGGTCGCGCTGTGGATGGCCACTTCACTGCCCGCCGCACCCATGGCAATCCCCATGTCCCCCGCCGCCAGCGCCGGCGCGTCATTCACACCATCGCCCACCACCGCCACGCGATAACCCTTCGACCGGACCTCCCGCACAAACTCCACCTTGTCCTGCGGCAGGCAGTCGCCCCGCACCTCCTCGCAACCGATCTCCCGCGCCACCCGGGCCGCCACCGGCGTCCGATCCCCCGAAATCATCGCAATCCGTCGGACGCCGGCCTCTTTCAACTCGGCCAGCGCCGGCGCCGCCTCGGGTCGGATCTGATCCTGAAGCCCGATCCACCCGATGCACCGGCCGTTGCGCGCCACAAACACCAGGCTCCAACCCTCCGCCTCGTCCAGGTCCACCGCCCCCAGGGACTCCCCGTCAATTCCCTGCTCGCGCAGCCACTGCGCCCGTCCCACCAGAACCACATCCTCACCCACCCGGGCGCGAACGCCGCGACCCGGCGTCTCGCTGAAGTCCTGCGGTTCGACCAGCGGCACGTTCACCTCCGCGGCCAGCTGGTTCAAGGCACGGGCCGTGGGATGGTTGCTGTACTTCTCAGCCGAGGCCGCCAGACGCAGCAACTCGGCCGGTTTCACCCCCTCCGCAGGTGCCAGCCGGCTCACCGCCAGTTGACCCGTTGTCAACGTGCCCGTCTTGTCGAAAATGAACGCATTGATCTTCGCCGCCAGCTCGATGTCCGCCACGTTTTTGATCAAAATCCCCAGACGCGCCGCGGCCGACAACGCCGCCACCATCGCCGTCGGTGTCGCCAGGATGAACGCACACGGACAGGCCACGATGAACACCGCAATCACACGGTCCAAATCCCGCGTAAACGCCCAGACCAGAGCCCCGATCAACAACACCAGCGGCGTGTAAAAGCCCATGTACTGGTCCACGATCTTCATGATCGGCAACTTGGTCTTCTCCGCCGCCAGAATCAGTTCGCGCACCCGGCCCAGGGTGGTGTCCGTGCCGGCCCGTGTCACCCGCACCTCCAGCACGCCCGTCAAATTCTGCGTCCCCGCAAACACCTCATCGCCCGGTTTCTTGTCCACCGGCAGCGATTCACCCGTGATGGTCGCCTGGTTGAAGGAACCCTGCCCCTTCACAATCACGCCGTCGGCCGGCACGTTGTCGCCGGGCCGGATCCGGATGATGTCCCCCACGGCCAGCTCGCTCGCCGGAACCTCCTCTTCCGTCCCGTCCGGTCGGATCCGCCGCGCCTTCGTGGGGGTCAGTCGGATCAGCGATTCAATCGAGGCCCGCGCACCCTCGGCCGTCCGCGTCTCGATGATCTCCCCCAGCAACATGAAAAAGGCCACCACACCCGCCGTCTTGTAATCGCCCGAGGCAAACGCGGCCAACACCGCAATCGCCACCAGCTCGTTGATGCTCAGCCGCCCCGCACGCAAATCCCGCACCGCGGTCACCAGAATCGGGTAGCCGAGGATGATGGCCCCGATCATGCCGCTGGCGCTCGCCACCGCGTGACTTTGATCAAACAGCCAGTCCACCACAAAGGCATTGATCACGAACACCAGCCCGATCAGCGTCTGCCACAGCTTCACCGGGGTGTGCTCGTGATACTCGCCGCATGCACAACCGGGACCGTGCTCGTGCTCATGCCCGTGCGCCGGATGTCCCTCCGGCGGCTCCCGCCGGCTCCATAACGATGTCACCTGCATGACAACCTCCTGCCAGCCCGGCCGCAAACAGGCCCCCACCCGGGCCCCGTCACCGACCCGGTTGCGCCCCCTGCGGCCGGGGCGGCTCACGATTCAACAATAGTCGCAGCTCGCGCGTTTTGCCATCGGACCGCTCCGGGATGTAAAACTTGTCCTGCACGTTCGTCAGGACCCGGGCCATCACCTCGGCCACACGCTGCTGCATGTACAAATCCGGATTCCGCTCAAACTGCGCCAGCAACCCCTCAAACCGGCGTGCCTCCGCCGCCAAACTCTCCAGATACCGCGTCCGATCCGCCTGGGCCCGGCTGATCAGGGCCGCCGCCTCCGACATCGCCCGGTTGGTCGTTTGATTGGCGTAGCTGAGGGCTTCGTTGAGCACCTGACCCCGCCGCACCGCCGCATTCACCACATCGTCAAACGCCTGCTTGAGCTGCCGCGGCGGCCGACTCTCCACCTGGAGCTGTTCCACCACAATCCCCAGGTCCCGTTCCCGCGCCAGCTCCAGAAACCGACGCAGAACCTCCTCCTGAAAACCGAGCACGTTCCGCGTCAAAACGTCGTCCACGGTGAACCGCGCCGCCGCATGCACCAACGCCTGGTTCAACGTGTTCAACACCGCATTGGAAACCCCGGCAAGGTCAAACCCCCCGTTGGTACCCACCCCGAACCCGAACACGCACCGCAGCGGATCTTCAATCCGATACCGCAACGTGGCCCGCGAATGGATGATGTTGCCGTCGCCCGTCAACAGGTAACCGTCCACCCCGGGGATCAACGGCGTGCCCGGCGCCACCGGTGGCTCCGTGCCGGCCAGCTCCTGCTCGGGCGTCACCGCATACCAGCCGATCGTACTCCGCAACGTTTGAATCTCCGTGATCCGCACCCTCACCACCTCGTCAATCGGGTACGGAAACGACCAGTGCAGCCCCGGGGACAACAACGCCGCCTCACCCTCCCCCACCGGCCGGCCCAGCCGCAAAATCAACCCGCGCTCCTGCGGTCCGATGATGAAAAAGCTGCTCCCCAAAAACACCACCACCAGCACCAGCATCAGGAACCGCACAATGGCAAAGCTGCTGTGCAGTGCCTGGGCCAGTGCCTCCGACCCGGTGTCCACCGGCGTCGGTGGCCGGGCCGGCGGAGGCGGGGCAGGTTGATGCGTCGGTCCAGCCATGGCGGTCAACGGGTGTTGCGATTGGTCAGGAACCCCTGAAACAGATCAAACGGCGGCGTGCGCTCGTCGAAAATCAGCGTCGTCCGCTCCCTCAACGCCTGCTCCAACGCCCGCAGCCGCAGCTCAAAATTCGCCAGCGCCGGATTGCGCTCAAACACCGGCAACAACTCCGCCGCCCGCGCCTCACCCTCCCCGCGGATCCGCGTCGCCTCCGCCTCGGCCGCCGCCAGAATCTCCGCCGCCTGCCGGTCCGCCGCCGCACGGATCCTTTGCGCTTCGGCCTCGCCCTCGTTCTCCAACCGGCTCACCAGCACCTTGCGTTCCGACGTCATCCGGTCAAACACCGTCTGCGTCACGCTCTCCGGCAGCCCGATCTTCTTGATGCCCAGAAACTCGATCTCAATGCCGGTGCGGTTCGTCCGCAGCTGCGCCTCCACCAGCTCCCGGATCTCCCGTTCGATCTGCTCGAACTTCACCTGGTTCGGATCCACGTTCAGAAAGTCCGACAGCCGGTAGCGCCCCACCACCGCCCCCTTGGCATTGCCCAGCACCCCCTCCAGCATCCGCTCCGCCGCCTGCAACNNNNNNNNNNNNNNNNNNNNNNNNNNNNNNNNNNNNNNNNNNNNNNNNNNNNNNNNNNNNNNNNNNNNNNNNNNNNNNGCCAAACTTGGGGAAAAACTCCTCCGCATTCGCAATCCGCCACCCCACATACACCGCGGTCAACAGGTTGTTGTTGTCGGCCGTCAGACCCTCGGTGAACTTGTCCTCAAACACCTGGATCCGCCGATCAAACTTGTACACCCGCTGAATCGGCCACGGCCACTTCAAGTATGCCCCCGGTTCGGTAATGCTCCGCGTCGGACGGCCAAACGTGGTCACCACCGCCACCTCCGACTGCCGCACCTGAAACACAAACAGCAGCAGCGCAAAGATGACCACCAGCACCGCACCCACCAGCAATGTCACAACAGGCCGCTTCATGGCTTCCAATCCTCAGGGATTCTGCGTCCGCGTCGCCGGCAGGGCCACGTCCAACAGGTCCTGCCGGATCCGATCCTGCAAATCGACCTGAATCACATCCTGCACGTTCGTCGTCCACAAGATGTACTTGCGGGCCCCCGACACCGCCGGAACGAACCTCTGCAAATACGCCCGCAACGGGTAAACCGACGGCGCCGCCCGGAACGCCGGTTCCTGATTCGTGAAAGCCGCCGCCCGCGCCAGACTCAGCCGCTCCAACTGCATCCGCTCCGCCAGCGCACGGTTCGTCAGCACAAACGCCTGCGCCGCCGCCAGAGCATTCGTCCGAATCGCCGCCGCCTGCGCGTCCAGAATCCGTGCCTGCCGCGTGTGCCAGGCCGAAACCACCCGGTTAAACTCCGGCGCCACCTTCACGGGCGGATGAATCCCCTGCAACCCCACAAAGACGATCCGCACCCCAAGCCGCAACTCCTCCGCCGCCTTCTGAATTCGCAGCCGCAGCTCCTCGGCCGCACGCGCCCGGGCCGTGCTCATCACCTCGCCGAGATCCGCGCTCACCAGGTACCGCACAATCTCCCGCGTCGCCAAGTTCTCCAACAGCCGGGCAGGGTCCCTGTGCCCATACGCCCACTGCCGGACATCCTCGATCTGGAAATGGATCGGCACGTTCACCACTAGGAAACTCACCGGCGGCGCCGTGCGCTCCCGCTGATCCTGCGGTCGCACCCCCGATTCCACCTCCCGCGCCGCCACCATGAACAGGTCTTCCTTCCCGTGCGCCACCGTCCATACCACCGTCCGGGTGTCCTTCACCCCCGGCTCCGGCGGTTCGGGTTCAATCCCCACCGTCAGCGTCTGAATCTCCTCGGTCCGGTACCGGTACACCTTCTCCACCGGCCAGGGCCATTTCAGATGCAACCCCGGCCCCAACAAGGCCCGGTCTCCGGCCGGCCGGCCCCACCGCTCCAACAACGCCTGCTGCCCGGGATCCACCACCACAAAACACGTCGAAAGCAACAACACCCCGAGTTGCAGCAACACCAGCCAGCCCAGCGCCCTCTCAAAGAACTTGTAAACCCACGTCTCCGAAACCTTGAACCCGAACTGGTAGTCCAGCGCCTCCGCCGCCGTCGTCACCAGCCCCTCCGGCCGGCTCAACAAACCCACCAACCGGCTCTCGTACACCGGGCGCGGACGCTGCCCCTTCAACCGCGGCCGGTAAATCTCCAGAATCAGGTTCAATGCGGTTTCCACCGCCACCACGCCCAGCACCACCACCAACCCCCGCGCCACCCACAAATCCGTCCGCGGCCAGCCGGCCTCCACCCCCACCACCGCCGCCACCGCCAGCATGCACACGTACGCCCCAAACAGCACCGCGTCGCCCCCCGGTCGCAACAAGCGCTGGTTCTCCAACCGCGCCAGCGTCGAGGCAAACTTGCCCACCAAAAAGAGAATCAGCGCAAACAGGCCGAAAAACGACATCGCCACCAACGGCGGCGACACCGGCGGAAGCGTCTGCCGATCCAGCCAGCGCCACAACCACCACGCCCCCGCCGCCTGCAACCCGCACAACAACAGCGTGAAACCCGGAACGAAATACCGCTCAAACTGTTCCCGGGCACGCCGCGCCGGCAGCAACTCCGACTCGTCCGCCTCAAACAGCCCCGCCCGGCCCTTCGACCGCACCATCTCCTCCAGCTCCAGCTGCTCCTCCGCCTCCTGCTCCTCCAACCGGAGCTGGAACCAGCTCACGAACGCCACCAACATGCCCAGCCCCAGATGCACCGCCGCCACATGCCCCGCCAGCGAATGCACGTAACGCGCCGCCGCAAAGGCCGCCGCAGCCACACCCAACAGGGTGAGCACGTTCACCAGTCCGTACTTCTGATAACTCCGTCGCATCCGCTCCAGCGTTCGTTGCCGGTCGGTCCTACCCGACCCTGCCGGCCGGTCCCATGGGCCCGGCCTCCCGGCGGTTGCAAACCGCCGCGTCTTCAGCGGCGCCCGCCCACCGCCAACCCCGCTCAGCTGAGCTCGCGGTCCTCAAACAACGCCGCCGCCACCGACAGCAGCGCACCCACAAAACCAACCGTATAGCTCAGGGCCTTCACCACATAACCCCAGTGAAACGAACCGCGACCCGTCTCCAGCAGGTCGCCGAGCCAGAAAAGCTGCCAGTTCGGCAACAGCGTGTAAAGCACCGTCGCCCACCACGGCCCCCCCTCCAGCGTCCCCCCCATCCGGCTGTACAGGTAATCCGCCACCAACCCCAGCAAAAACACCCCCGAACAAACCGCCAGCGTCGGGATCATGTCCAGCCGCGTCGAACAAGCCAGTGCCACCGCCGCCAACACCCACAACGCAAACAAAATCAGCAACCCCGCCGGAATCATCCGCCAATCGTAGGCCGCCTGCTCGTACAGGCTCGGCGCATGCAGCGAAAACTCCCCGATCAACACCGCTGCCAGCGTCACCAGCGGCACCAACGCCACCACCGTGTGACTCACAAACGGCCGCCGCAGAAAATAGTTCGCAAACCCGCCGTACAAATACGCCGTCAGCACCGCCCCCGCAAAAATCCCCAACGCCCGCACGTCCGTCTCGCCATACGCGTCAAACGCCATCCGACCCGCCACCAGGGCCGCCACCACGTTCACATACGTCAACACCGCCAGCGCACCCGCCAACCCCAGATACTTGGCCACAAGAAACCGCGTCTTGCCCACCGGCTTCGACAACACCGCCAGGGCCGTCCCCGTCCGCAACTCCCGTGCCACCGAGGACGACGCGCTCAACACCGCACCCGCCAGCCCGCTCAACAACGCCACCGCCAACGCACTGTTCTTCACCAGCTTCGGCTCATCCCCGAATGCAAAATAATACGGCACCGCAAGAAACACCTCGAACAACGCCGAGCTGGTCATCAACAGCAAAAACACCGGCTGCCGCACCAGCTCCATGAACGCGTTGACCGCTATGTTCCACAACGCTTGCATCGCAGTTCGCCCCGGCAATATACGGGAACGCCCTCCCCCGACCAAGCCCGCCGGCACAACCCCGCTCCGCACGAGCCCGCAGAACCATCCCCCCGGGCCCCCGCCTCACCTCACCGCGGACCCGGCTCCGGGATCAACGCCCGCACCACATCCTCATTGTACCGGCATCGTTCCGCCCGCAGGTTCTCCACCAGCCCGAACAACGCACGAACCGCCACCTCCCGCGTCGGCCGCGGCCCCTGCCCGTGCCAGTATGCCAGCAGCTCCCGATACTCCGCCGGCGGTTCCACCGTATACACGCAGGAACGCGACTCCACCTTCTTGTGCGGCCACCAGGCCCACCCGATCCGATGCCGTTCCACCAGGGCCACACACTCGCGAAACCAGTCGTTCGAATTCTCCCCGCTCTCACCCAGCCAGATCGGCACACCGTACCGCCGCCGCAACTCCAAATAGGGCGCAATCGCCTCCTCCGTGTTCGGATTCCAATACTTGTGAAAGCTCAGGACCAGATTGTCGTCCCACGGCCCCGGAAAACCCCGGTAATTGTTCCCCCAGCCGTTCCCGCCCAGGATGATCATGTGATTCCGGTCCACCTCCCGGATGGCCCGGGTGATCTCCCGGTACAGGGCCCACAGCGGTGCATTGGTCTGGTCCTCCCGCCCGTGCCGTTCGCGCCCTTCAAACGACCAGTTCGGTTCATTGATCAAATCGTAGCCCCCAATCCACGGCTCGTTCGCATACCGTTCGGCCAGTTTACGCCACAACGCCACCGTTTTGGCCCGGTTCCGCGCACACTCCCACAACGACGGTTTGTTCGTGTCCCGATCGCAAATGTTCACGTCATGCCCCTGCCCGCCCGGGGCCGCGTGCAGGTCCAGGATCACATAAATCTTCCGCGGCCGGCACCACGACAACAGCCGGTCGATCATCTCAAAACCCGTCGGCAACCACGTCTGCCCGTCCGGGTCCGGCTCCTCCTCCACCGGCAACGTAAACAAATTGAAATGCATCGGCAGCCGGATCGAATTAAACCCGGCCCGCGCCAGCGTCTCCACGTCCGCCTCCGTCATGTGCCGGTCCCGCCACAACGTGTAAAACCGTTCCGTGGCCTCGGGCCCCAACAACTCCACAATCCGCGACCGGATCCGGTGCTGCGGGTTCTCCCCCTTCAGCCGCAACATGTATCCCTCCTGCAACATCCACCCGCCCAAACCCATCCCCCGCAACAACACCTCCCGACCGCGACCGTCGACAATCCGATCGCCCTGCGCCCGCAAAAAACCCTCACCCCGGACCACCGAGCCCAACGGCGCCACGCACAACACCATCCCTGCAACCCAGATGCACACCTGACGTTTCATAGCCTCTGAACGGTTGAGAACTTACGGTTCGCATCGGCCCCGCACCCTCATCCGCGACGCCGACATCCGCATTTAACCCGAAACCCAAAACCCCGTCGAGCCGACTCGACACCCGGCCCAGCTGGATCACCAGCCGACCCTCTCCCACCCATTTCCACCGCCACACACAAACCGATCTCACCGCCAACCATCATGTCCGGGGCGCCCAAGGGCGCAGCGCCTTGCAGGCAGCCCTTTGATCCCCAAACCACCCCCTACCACACCCGCCATCCCCTTTGGTTCCACCCCGAGGGTTCACCCCGCAAAAGTGAATGCCGGACAACCCACCCAGCCACGACAGGAGACCAACTCGACATGAGGTCGCCCGGCACCACCGCTGGCCACACGTCCGCTCCCGAGCGGCTAACCAGCAAGCCCCGGCTACCACGGTTGGCGTCACCACCACCCGGCGATTGACACGCCCTGCGCACGGGACTAGCGTAGCTCGTAGTCGAAGGAAATCCGCCCATGGCGGCAGGCGTACAATAACGATCAGTCCCAACCATGCGACCTGACAGCCAAACCCAACGGAGCCGTGTCAGCGGCGCTTTCACGTTGATCGAACTCTTGGTGGTGATTGCGATTATTGCCATCCTGGCCGGGATGCTGTTGCCCGCCTTGAGCAAGGCAAAATCCAAAACCCAGGGTATCTACTGCATGAACAACGGCAACCAGCTCATCAAGGCCATCACCCTCTACGCCAGCGACCACCGCGAGCTGTTGCCGCCCAATCCCGATGACGGCAACACGGTCCTGGGACACAACTGGTGCGCCGGCCAGGCCGGTCGAGGAGGAGCCCAGGAGTTTAACCCCGATATCCTTCGCGACCCTGAACGAACGCTGGTCGCACCTTACATCGGCAACAACATCGAGATCTTCCGCTGCCCTGCAGACAAGCGGTCAGGATTCTATACCGGAACCGATCCCGCCAAGCGCGGTCAAAGCGTCCGCGCCGCACGCACCATTGCCATGAGCCAGGCCGTCGGTACCATCTGCCAGGTGTTCGACGCGTCAGGCGCTGGACACGGTGGTGTGCCGAATCGCCCTGTAAACGGCCCTTGGCTCAATAACAACCACAGCCATCGCCGTGGACAGCCGTTTCTTACCTACGGGAAGACAACCGACTTCACCCGGCCCGGCCCGGCCATGACCTGGGTCATTTTGGACGAAGACGACCGCAGCTTGAACGATGCAGGCTTCGCCGTGGGAGTGATGAATCCGGAGTGGATCGACTGGCCGGGCACCTACCATAACTTCGGTGCGGGCTTTGCCTTCGCCGACGGGCACTCCGAAATCCACAAGTGGCGCGACAGCCGAACCCAGGTCATCGGCAACAACGTCGCCCGTCGAGCTGTCCCCGGCAGCCCCGACTGGCAGTGGATTGCCGAACGCACCACAGCCCGGGTGAATTAAACCGTCCACGCCCTGACGGGGTTCAACCCGTCTCGGCCCGGGCCACCTGCAGGCGGTTCACCGGCCCGGCGTCCCCAGAATCGCCTGCAAAGCAGGCAGCAGATCTTTCATCTGACCGGGGCGGCTCTCTGCCAGGCCGGCCGCCAGCCCGCTCGTAAAGGCCGCCGCCGCCGAAGTCCCCATCACCAAAAACGGTCGCCCCTCGTAAAACACCACGCTCGCCCCCGGAGCCACCACGTCCACAAACTCCCCACGGTTGGCATAGGGCGCGATGCCGCCCGATCTGTCCCCGGCCGTCACCGCCACCACCTCCGGATACGCCGCCGGATACACCGGCGCGGTCGTCGGTTCATTCCCCGCCGCCGCCACCACCAAAACCCCGGTGCCACTCACCTGACGTACAACGTCGTGCACCAGGGGACTGTCAGCCTGGCTGCCCAGGCTCAAATTCACCAACCGCGCCCCACCCTCGTACACCGCCAGATACAAACCCAACGCCAGATCAAACGTGGACGTCACCTCCCGGCCGCCGTAAATGTCCACCGGCAAAACCCGGACCTTCGACTCCGGCCCCGATACCATCTCCAACCCTCGCAACAACGTTTGCGCCATGGCCGTGCCGTGCGTGGGCAGGTCCGCCGGCGGCCCGTCACCCTCGGCCACCTGCAAGCCGGGCAGCAAAAACTCGTTCAACGGCCCCGGCAGGGGTTGCACCGCCGTGTCAACCAGTGCCACCACAATCCCACCGCCCGGATCCGGCTTGCGCGGTTGTACCCGGGGCAAACCCACCGAGGTTGTCCAAACCCCTTGAAGTTCCGGCGGACGATCCATCCGGTAATTCGCCTCCACCGAAGCCACCGCGTCGTCGGCCAGCAACCGCTGACGCGCCGCCTCCGCAGCTTCCGCCGTCGCAAATCGAAACCGATACGCCCGCAACGCCTCGATCCGGCCGGTGATCTCGGCCCCCAACGCCCGCGCCAGCGTCTCGGGATCGGTCCCCGGCTTGAGCCGCACAATCCATTCCCCGACAATCCGCGCCCGGTCCGAACCCGCCTGAGGCCCCTCCGCCGCGGCCCTGACCGGCCGGGTGGCGTCTTGCATCGAGGTGCGAAACACATACAGATGCGGCGGGCCGTTGCTCTGCGGCAGTAACGTGAAGTTCAACCGGTCCAATAACCGGCGCAGCGCCTCGCCCGGCGGCAGGTCCTGAAACCGCGTGGAAACCCGCCCCGCCAGCCCCGGTTCCACCCACACACTCCAGCCCGTCCGGGACGCCACCAATTGCAGCACCGCCTCCAACGATGCGTCCCGAATGTCCGCCGTCACCCGGTTCGACGCGGCATCCCAATCCAGCCTCGGACCACCGCCCGCAGCCGAACCTTCAGCCGCCACCCCGCCCGCCACCATCCCAAACAACCCCGCCACGGCGGCCATGCAAACCAGCCACCCGCGCAGTCCGTCAACGTTTCGACCCAACATGGCCCTCCAAAGTACCACACCGGGCGAACCACCCCAAGTCGCCGCCCACCCCATCGCCCGGCTCACAGGGCGGCCCGACAAATCCTACCCCCCCGACCCACCGGTGTCCGCCCCGGGCGGAACCGATTCGAACCGGTCGCCCGGCCGGATCCGGTGCCCCGCCAAAAAATCAGCCATCGGCAGCCGCCGACCCCCCTCGCGCTGGATCTCGCTAATCCTCAACCCGCCCTGC
Above is a window of Limisphaera ngatamarikiensis DNA encoding:
- a CDS encoding S8 family peptidase; this encodes MLGRNVDGLRGWLVCMAAVAGLFGMVAGGVAAEGSAAGGGPRLDWDAASNRVTADIRDASLEAVLQLVASRTGWSVWVEPGLAGRVSTRFQDLPPGEALRRLLDRLNFTLLPQSNGPPHLYVFRTSMQDATRPVRAAAEGPQAGSDRARIVGEWIVRLKPGTDPETLARALGAEITGRIEALRAYRFRFATAEAAEAARQRLLADDAVASVEANYRMDRPPELQGVWTTSVGLPRVQPRKPDPGGGIVVALVDTAVQPLPGPLNEFLLPGLQVAEGDGPPADLPTHGTAMAQTLLRGLEMVSGPESKVRVLPVDIYGGREVTSTFDLALGLYLAVYEGGARLVNLSLGSQADSPLVHDVVRQVSGTGVLVVAAAGNEPTTAPVYPAAYPEVVAVTAGDRSGGIAPYANRGEFVDVVAPGASVVFYEGRPFLVMGTSAAAAFTSGLAAGLAESRPGQMKDLLPALQAILGTPGR